A window from Polyodon spathula isolate WHYD16114869_AA chromosome 28, ASM1765450v1, whole genome shotgun sequence encodes these proteins:
- the LOC121301884 gene encoding transmembrane and ubiquitin-like domain-containing protein 2, with amino-acid sequence MQPSMMTFMEGVGDEVIIAGGVVLLGLALVLAWISTYVADRGDQILGTIVSTGAHSTLVGLGGRERYTGGSSSSDPTEPQPILQSAEDKPEEEGDSETGSEQIPNEEASEPSVDQLLNIQGLRKRSASASEPSLVGEQPEETSTNTSSSVDSSLSRDRQIRVRLKFLNDTEELALVKPDDTIGFLKRKYFSGQEQQIKFIYQGQLLQDQARTLLSLNITDNCVIHCHISQPHREPAPEPSTAVEHSGVTLNVGSLMIPMFVVMLAVVWYFRINYRQFFTAPATVSLVGVTVFFSFLVFGMYGR; translated from the exons ATGCAGCCGTCTATGATGACGTTTATGGAGGGGGTGGGTGACGAGGTGATCATCGCTGGGGGAGTGGTACTGCTCGGCCTAGCTCTGGTACTGGCCTGGATCTCTACCTACGTAGCCGATCGCGGAGACCAGATCCTGGGGACCATTGTGAGTACAGGAGCCCACTCCACTCTGGTGGGGCTGGGGGGCCGAGAGAGATACACGGGGGGCTCCTCCAGTTCCGACCCAACTGAGCCCCAGCCCATCCTGCAGAGTGCAGAGGACAagccagaggaggagggggatTCAGAGACTGGGTCAGAGCAGATCCCCAACGAGGAGGCGTCTGAGCCCAGCGTTGACCAGCTGCTGAACATCCAGGGGCTGCGCAAAAGGAGCGCCTCCGCCAGCGAGCCCAGTCTGGTGGGAGAGCAACCCGAGGAGACCAGCACCAACACCAGCTCCAGCGTGGACAGCAGCCTCTCCCGGGACAGGCAGATCAGAGTGAGGCTCAAGTTCCTGAACGACACGGAGGAGCTTGCCTTAGTAAAGCCTGACGACACCATCGGGTTTCTGAAGCG CAAGTATTTCTCAGGACAAGAGCAGCAGATCAAGTTCATTTACCAGGGACAGCTCCTGCAGGATCAAGCACGGACCCTGCTGTCCCTCAACATCACCGATAACTGTGTGATTCACTGTCACATCTCCCAGCCCCACCGTGAGCCAGCCCCTGAGCCCAGCACGGCCGTGGAGCACAGCGGCGTGACCCTCAATGTCGGCAGCCTCATGATCCCCATGTTCGTGGTCATGCTCGCCGTGGTCTGGTATTTCCGCATCAACTACCGGCAGTTCTTCACCGCACCGGCCACTGTCTCATTAGTGGGAGTCACTGTTTTCTTCAGCTTTCTCGTCTTTGGGATGTAcggacgataa